A region of Hyalangium minutum DNA encodes the following proteins:
- a CDS encoding phage holin family protein: protein MQPPYDGGSELPGFQGSRPRSTAGQEPSRPIKELVSEFLEQGRRLVRAEVTLARAEVKDELKKTSAGAGLAAGGGVVVLLGAITFVAFLVIALAYAMPLWLSALLVAVLLLAGGAGLTWLGLERLKTVHGPTKTIQTLKEDGQWASRTMHSMKSQRHGHA from the coding sequence ATGCAACCTCCTTATGACGGTGGATCGGAACTCCCGGGCTTCCAAGGCTCGCGTCCTCGGAGCACGGCGGGCCAGGAGCCCTCACGCCCCATCAAGGAGCTCGTCTCCGAGTTCCTCGAGCAGGGACGCCGCCTGGTGCGCGCGGAGGTGACGCTCGCGCGGGCCGAGGTGAAGGACGAGCTCAAGAAGACCTCCGCAGGCGCCGGACTGGCGGCGGGCGGCGGCGTGGTGGTGCTCCTCGGGGCCATCACCTTCGTTGCCTTCCTCGTCATCGCCCTGGCGTACGCGATGCCGCTGTGGCTGTCGGCGCTGCTGGTGGCGGTGTTGTTGCTGGCGGGAGGCGCGGGCCTCACCTGGCTCGGCCTGGAGCGGCTGAAGACGGTTCACGGCCCCACGAAGACCATTCAAACCCTGAAGGAGGACGGCCAATGGGCGAGCAGGACCATGCACTCCATGAAGTCGCAGCGGCACGGGCACGCATGA
- a CDS encoding threonine/serine ThrE exporter family protein, whose amino-acid sequence MLPPEHPSAFREPPPGPVVAFILRLGQALHQYGTPAHRLEDQLHQVSERFGVAARFFSTPTSIFASFGPPEALQTGLIRVEPGQMDLERLTLLDGLAHEVIQGKITPEQGAERVEFILRAPPRYGRAITLLCWMLAAGAAARLFGGGLREIGVAGLSSLAIGVLDQLTDRSPRAARVLEPVAAVLASALAVTAASVLGPLSVQVATLSGLIVLLPGLGLTVAINELASRHLISGASRLTAAALVFLQLIFGVALGQRLAEVLPLPPLAPPPAPLPFWTVGVSLVVVALAVNVLFRARPADIVWIVAAGALAFGGARLGARGLGAELGAFVGALLLGMASNALARVRNRPSVVTIVPGMMLLVPGSLGFRSLESLLARDVVAGVGTAFSMLLVAVAIAAGLLFANALVPSRRVL is encoded by the coding sequence GTGCTCCCGCCCGAACACCCCTCCGCGTTTCGCGAGCCACCTCCTGGCCCGGTGGTGGCGTTCATCCTGAGGCTGGGCCAGGCCCTCCACCAATACGGTACGCCGGCCCACCGCCTGGAGGATCAGCTCCACCAGGTGTCGGAGCGCTTTGGCGTGGCCGCTCGCTTCTTCTCCACGCCCACGTCCATCTTCGCCTCGTTCGGCCCGCCCGAGGCGCTCCAGACCGGACTCATCCGGGTGGAGCCCGGACAGATGGACCTGGAGCGGCTGACGCTGCTGGATGGGCTCGCGCATGAGGTCATCCAAGGGAAGATCACCCCCGAGCAGGGCGCCGAGCGGGTGGAGTTCATCCTCCGAGCGCCGCCTCGCTATGGGCGCGCCATCACGCTGCTCTGCTGGATGCTGGCGGCGGGCGCGGCGGCGCGGCTGTTCGGTGGGGGCCTGCGAGAGATTGGCGTGGCGGGGCTGAGCAGCCTCGCCATCGGCGTGCTGGATCAGCTCACGGATCGCAGCCCTCGGGCGGCGCGGGTGCTGGAGCCGGTGGCTGCGGTGCTGGCTTCGGCCCTGGCCGTCACGGCGGCGAGCGTCCTGGGCCCGCTGTCCGTCCAGGTGGCCACGCTGTCGGGGCTCATTGTCCTGCTACCGGGGCTCGGGCTGACGGTGGCCATCAACGAACTGGCCTCGCGCCACCTCATCTCCGGCGCCTCCCGGCTCACGGCCGCGGCGCTCGTGTTCCTCCAGCTCATCTTCGGCGTCGCGCTGGGGCAACGGCTGGCCGAGGTACTGCCGCTGCCACCGCTCGCCCCACCTCCCGCGCCGCTGCCGTTCTGGACGGTGGGGGTCTCCCTGGTGGTGGTGGCGCTCGCGGTGAACGTGCTCTTCCGGGCGCGTCCCGCGGACATCGTGTGGATCGTGGCGGCGGGAGCCCTGGCCTTCGGTGGGGCGCGGCTCGGAGCCCGAGGGTTGGGCGCGGAGCTGGGAGCCTTCGTGGGGGCGCTGCTGCTCGGCATGGCGAGCAACGCGCTGGCCCGGGTGCGCAACAGGCCGTCCGTCGTCACCATCGTCCCCGGGATGATGCTGCTGGTGCCGGGGAGCTTGGGCTTCCGCAGCCTGGAGTCTCTGCTGGCACGAGACGTCGTCGCCGGCGTAGGTACGGCCTTCTCCATGCTGCTGGTGGCAGTGGCCATCGCCGCGGGCCTGCTCTTCGCCAACGCGCTGGTGCCCTCGCGCCGGGTGCTCTGA